Part of the Phoenix dactylifera cultivar Barhee BC4 unplaced genomic scaffold, palm_55x_up_171113_PBpolish2nd_filt_p 000407F, whole genome shotgun sequence genome is shown below.
atactcatatatatattcgggatgcagtttgattaaaggattgaattgcacggtaacttgccactgaagggtatttttggtattttcatcaaatttcatatttttcgggtagacatgacacgttgctagatgtcaatcttgtcttataggtttgatcgaattgaagagtttaattcaatcaccaactagaaaggattctaattattAAGTTCGAGTTCGcgtagtttggacttaaatcgattagaagagttctaattaagttgggtcaactcgcactcacacctattgctggctaagtatggaacccaatgggtcacacacaagaaaacttatcaagggtttaattggattagatcatgtttgtaagataaacatcctagcaggtgttgcaaacccttagctcctgaatcgaattggattcgaatctgattcgaatgggattcgaatctgattcgaatcggattcgaatttgattcttaattgatctaatttgattagttcatattctaatatgggttagctaagagttggcacctaattggcttggtttaagtctaattggattagatttcataaatcattcaatctaaacCGTTAGATCttaatctaccgttggatgaagacataatggagagttggtttaacctaattggattgggttagaggatggctatcataattgaccattggatcttaatcccaccattatggatcatcatcatgaaagatcaagaggtgaggcatgatggacatgtgattggcatgtgatgttgacttggtcaaaatatggcaccacatgaaaggacatatcatttgatacacctcctcacttgatttgtgcctcctcttatttgatatggccctttagatgatgccctttcgtaaaaggatgtgtggatgggatgcatctacgcctattataaataggctagcgctccatgggtttcattatTCCAACTCTACCGCATTCTCTCTTCctcatcccttctttcttacaaggctttgtctctttctagcattgcttctagggtGTCCTAATCTAAgaaaaggtggtcttctttaggacaaaaggattagaagtgattttagaaggtgaaagaaaaatagaaaggaaggaaagaaagccattagagttctttagaagaattctgcattaaggatcaaagtctttggagcttaagacttgaattaagttttcgtgtggatcaacgttggaggatAAACATTTAGGCACCTAGTGAAAATTGTGCACATTGGATTAGCATTAGAGGTAtttttctatttctgcatttatattatattatttgattgcttctatTAAGGTGATTTAGGATTATAAGGGTTtaatgttaaggaactttattaagaaatttttaaaatttctagcttccgctgcgcattataacatgctaaaacccttcaatgAGGACTTGATAGTTTAGTTATATTGGTGCAATGGTGCATTGTGAGAGGGGAATCATGCACCTTGGTAACCTATTCACCAAGCATTTGTGATCGTGTGCGCTTCTAAAATTCAGCAATCAAGCATCTTATCTCCTCATTTCTAATATTCTTAATGAAATCATCATTGTGCAATAAAAACTGAAAGATTTGATTAATCTAGCTGAATCAATTACTATAAAAAGTTGGTCAAAAGATCCATTGTATAGTATAAGAAATCAGATCTTTCTATAAAAACTAGCCAAAAGATGTTACGTAGACGTATAGATATCTATAATTTATCCAAGTGCATATCTGAAAGGTGTTGTCCAAAGATTCTATACAAGTGAAATACAGCTGTTTAAGCACCAAAAGATTAGATAACTTCGATTGACTTGTAAAGGTATTTTTTGACTTTTGGAAAGTTGTTCCTCTCTGTAATCAACAATTAAGGACTACTGAGACAAGATTAAAGCAGGTGCCACATAAAATATATGGTATAATGCCTTTTTACATGTCATGTGCTATAGTCACTATACGTCTGATGTGAATAGTAGTGAAAGGTAGGAGTTAATTCTCAGCCTCCCTCACatataaaagagtaaaagatgaCGCATAAAAGGTATCACGACCATTATCGGTTTTAGGATTCCAAAGAGCTGATTTCTCACTAGAAAACAAAAACAATGAGGTCAAACTTAATGCCAGACTCATGTGCTGGCCAACCAATTAGACTAGAACTGAAATATTTTACCTACGTCAGCTAAACTGTTTTCTTGTACCTTgtaaacttaaaaaaataaaaaaataaaaaaaaatctgaggtCACATTTTTATCTCGTTCTTCCCGAGAACAAGAAATAGGGTATTAAAGTAGACATATTCAATGGCGACCACCTTCCACTCATAAACTCTGTAACAGGAAGCACTTCCCGATTCAACCACCAAGCACCTTCCCCAAATGGAGAAGCCCCATGCTGTCATGATCCCTTTTCCCAGCCCAGGCCACATAAACCCCATGCTGCAGCTAGCCAAGGTTCTCCATTTCAAAGGCTTCCACATCACCTTCATCAACACCGAGTTCAGCTACCATTGTATGCTGAAGTCTGCAGCACCAGATGTTCTCAGGGGCCCCAGTGATTTTCGACTTGAAACCATCCCTGATGGTCTCTCCCCCTCTGATCGAGAGAGCCCCGAATATAGTACGAAATTCTACCTCTCAACAAAAATAAACAGTGTTGCTCCCCTTAGAGAACTCCTATCAGAGCTCAATAACTCCTCTCGCACGCCCCCCATCACCTGCATCATATTCAACTGGCTCATGACTTTTTCTCTAGATGTTGCCGAACAGCTGGGCATTCCTGCGTTGGTGTTCTGCACTATGAGCGCTTGCGGTTTCATGGGCGCCCTTCACTTGGGCGAGCTCGTTCAGAGAGGATATATACCACTCAAAGGTAACCCACCTCACCTTCAGCACTTCATTCTATACGTTACCAACGCCATGGCCTAATTGGCCCTCTTGTATTGGTGCAGATAAGAGCTGCATCACAAATGGATACCTTGATACAATTATAGATTGGATTCCTGGAATGAAAGGTATACGCCTTGGAGATATTTCTAGTTTTGTTAGAACAGTTGATCGTGATGACATGTTTCTCAACTTTGAGAAGGAAACGGCGAGTAATGCTCTCAGGGCCTGGGGATTAATCCTCAATACCTTTGATCACATGGAGTGCGATGTCTTGCGTGCCATGAAACATATGTTCCCTCAGATGTACGCATTAGGCCCTTTGCCTGCACTCCTCAATCGTTTAACAGAGAAGCAGAGGAATCCAATATGCTTGAGCCTTTGGAAGGAAGATTCTAGCTGTATGGAATGGCTGAATACCCAGAGAGATTCTTCAGTTATCTATGTGAATTTTGGAAGCCTCACAGTGATGACAACCCAGCAGCTGGTAGAGTTTGCTTGGGGCCTCGCAGAAAGCAAGCATCCTTTCTTGTGGATCATCAGGCCTGATCTTGTTGCGGGTGGGCTGGCTGCATTGCCTGAGGAATTCATTACGGAAACCAAGGGGCGGAGTCTCCTCGCCAGTTGGTGCTCGCAAGAAGAAGTGCTCTCTCACTCTTCTATTGGAGGCTTTCTGACGCATAGCGGCTGGAATTCAACACTGGAGAGTGTTTGCAGCGGTGTGCCGATGATCTGCTGGCCAAGCTTCGCAGAACAATATACTAATTGTAGATATGCCTGTAAGGAATGGGGAATAGGCATGGAGATCGACCAAGAGGTGAAGAGAGAGCAAGTTAAGGGCCTGATAAAGGAATTGATGGAAGGAGATAGAGGGCAGGAAGTGAGGAAAAGTGTCATGAAGTGGAAAGAGATGGCAAAGCAAGCAACTTCACAAGGTGGATCTTCTTATGCAAACATGGAGAGATTAATTATAGACTTGAATCCTGAGAAGATTGCAGCTTAGAATTTGATGATTTGACTTTGTCACTCAAAACATAGGAGCAAAATATGTTAAAAGGTTCATGATCGCGAAGATAAGAAAACAGCAAGCATGTTCTATGTGGAAGTGAATATCATGCTTCAGTAGAATACTTACTGATCTTTATGCGTGTATCAATACTATGCAGGCATTACTTGT
Proteins encoded:
- the LOC120105968 gene encoding 7-deoxyloganetin glucosyltransferase-like isoform X2, producing the protein MEKPHAVMIPFPSPGHINPMLQLAKVLHFKGFHITFINTEFSYHCMLKSAAPDVLRGPSDFRLETIPDGLSPSDRESPEYNVAEQLGIPALVFCTMSACGFMGALHLGELVQRGYIPLKDKSCITNGYLDTIIDWIPGMKGIRLGDISSFVRTVDRDDMFLNFEKETASNALRAWGLILNTFDHMECDVLRAMKHMFPQMYALGPLPALLNRLTEKQRNPICLSLWKEDSSCMEWLNTQRDSSVIYVNFGSLTVMTTQQLVEFAWGLAESKHPFLWIIRPDLVAGGLAALPEEFITETKGRSLLASWCSQEEVLSHSSIGGFLTHSGWNSTLESVCSGVPMICWPSFAEQYTNCRYACKEWGIGMEIDQEVKREQVKGLIKELMEGDRGQEVRKSVMKWKEMAKQATSQGGSSYANMERLIIDLNPEKIAA
- the LOC120105968 gene encoding 7-deoxyloganetin glucosyltransferase-like isoform X1 → MEKPHAVMIPFPSPGHINPMLQLAKVLHFKGFHITFINTEFSYHCMLKSAAPDVLRGPSDFRLETIPDGLSPSDRESPEYSTKFYLSTKINSVAPLRELLSELNNSSRTPPITCIIFNWLMTFSLDVAEQLGIPALVFCTMSACGFMGALHLGELVQRGYIPLKDKSCITNGYLDTIIDWIPGMKGIRLGDISSFVRTVDRDDMFLNFEKETASNALRAWGLILNTFDHMECDVLRAMKHMFPQMYALGPLPALLNRLTEKQRNPICLSLWKEDSSCMEWLNTQRDSSVIYVNFGSLTVMTTQQLVEFAWGLAESKHPFLWIIRPDLVAGGLAALPEEFITETKGRSLLASWCSQEEVLSHSSIGGFLTHSGWNSTLESVCSGVPMICWPSFAEQYTNCRYACKEWGIGMEIDQEVKREQVKGLIKELMEGDRGQEVRKSVMKWKEMAKQATSQGGSSYANMERLIIDLNPEKIAA